In Sphingopyxis sp. FD7, a single window of DNA contains:
- the argB gene encoding acetylglutamate kinase, protein MISMTDPSKMPDLLAKAETLVEALPYLQRYAGETFVIKYGGHAMGDPEAQRDFAEDVVLLKAVGINPVVVHGGGPQIGAMLKQLGIESTFVGGLRVTDAATAEVAEMVLAGRINKEIVGWIAGLGGRAVGISGKDANLVLAEKVKRTEADPNSGIERHVDLGFVGEPVAVDPTILKNLASDNFIPVVAPVALGADGATYNINADTMAGAIAGALGARRFFLLTDVAGVLDKAGELLTDLDRAAIDALKEDATITGGMIPKVETCVAAVDAGVEAAVILDGRIPHAMLLEIFTARGAGTLIHR, encoded by the coding sequence ATGATATCGATGACCGATCCCTCGAAAATGCCCGACCTGCTCGCCAAGGCCGAAACGCTCGTCGAGGCGCTGCCCTATCTGCAGCGCTATGCGGGCGAAACCTTTGTCATCAAATATGGCGGCCACGCGATGGGCGATCCCGAGGCGCAGCGCGACTTCGCCGAGGATGTCGTGCTGCTGAAGGCCGTCGGGATCAACCCCGTCGTCGTCCATGGCGGCGGGCCGCAGATCGGCGCGATGCTGAAACAGCTGGGGATCGAATCGACCTTTGTCGGGGGCCTCCGCGTTACCGACGCGGCGACCGCCGAGGTCGCCGAGATGGTGCTCGCGGGCAGGATCAACAAGGAAATCGTCGGCTGGATCGCGGGGCTTGGCGGCCGTGCGGTCGGCATTTCGGGCAAGGACGCCAATCTCGTCCTCGCCGAAAAGGTGAAGCGCACCGAGGCCGACCCCAATTCGGGGATCGAGCGCCACGTCGACCTGGGCTTCGTCGGCGAGCCCGTCGCGGTCGATCCGACGATCCTCAAAAATCTGGCGAGCGACAATTTCATCCCCGTGGTGGCGCCGGTCGCGCTCGGCGCCGATGGCGCAACCTATAATATCAACGCCGATACGATGGCGGGGGCGATCGCCGGAGCGCTTGGCGCCAGGCGTTTCTTCCTGCTGACCGATGTTGCCGGGGTGCTCGACAAGGCGGGCGAACTGCTCACCGACCTCGACCGCGCGGCGATCGATGCGCTGAAGGAGGATGCGACGATCACCGGCGGCATGATCCCCAAGGTCGAAACCTGCGTCGCCGCGGTCGATGCCGGGGTCGAGGCTGCGGTCATCCTCGACGGGCGCATCCCGCACGCGATGCTGCTCGAAATTTTCACCGCAAGGGGTGCGGGGACGCTCATTCACCGCTAA
- a CDS encoding NupC/NupG family nucleoside CNT transporter, with translation MERLIGLAGIVALLAIAVLFSSNRRWIRLRVVIPAFLLQAGFAVLVIGTPWGRAVIQAMSNGVSNLLGYAKAGTDFIFGPLASPEMGANSFAIAALPVIVFFASLISILYYLGIMQLVIKWVGGAIQKVTGITKVESLGAAANIFVGQSESPLVIRPYLAGLTPSQLFTVMTVGMAGVAGTILGAYASMIGEQLLPYLLAASFMSAPGGILMAKIMMPDDPKDLGIEPVIMPEASHDEEKPANIIMAAAQGAQTGVKLAVAVGAMVLAFVALVALANGLLAGIGGWFGYPDLSFQAVIGAIFRPVMWLMGVPWDESAIVGGLFGSKVVLNEFVAFIDLGRVQGDLSMTGVAIATFALCGFANFSSIAIQMAVTGGLAPNQRPMIARLGLKALLAGSLSNLMSAALAGLMIGLVPPIG, from the coding sequence ATGGAACGCCTGATCGGTCTTGCCGGCATCGTCGCTTTGCTTGCGATTGCCGTGCTTTTTTCATCGAACCGCCGCTGGATTCGCCTGCGCGTCGTCATCCCCGCCTTTCTGCTCCAGGCCGGGTTCGCGGTGCTCGTCATCGGAACGCCGTGGGGCCGCGCGGTGATCCAGGCGATGTCGAACGGCGTGTCGAACCTGCTCGGCTATGCCAAGGCGGGCACGGATTTCATCTTCGGCCCGCTCGCCTCGCCCGAAATGGGGGCGAACAGCTTTGCGATCGCCGCGCTGCCGGTGATCGTCTTCTTCGCCTCGCTCATCTCGATCCTCTATTATCTCGGCATCATGCAGCTCGTCATCAAATGGGTCGGCGGCGCGATCCAGAAGGTCACGGGCATCACCAAGGTCGAAAGCCTGGGCGCCGCGGCGAACATCTTTGTCGGCCAGTCCGAATCGCCGCTCGTCATCCGCCCCTATCTCGCGGGCCTCACCCCGTCGCAGCTGTTCACGGTGATGACCGTCGGGATGGCGGGAGTCGCGGGCACGATCCTTGGCGCCTATGCGAGCATGATCGGCGAACAATTGCTGCCCTATCTGCTCGCCGCCAGCTTCATGTCGGCGCCGGGCGGCATATTGATGGCCAAGATCATGATGCCCGACGATCCCAAGGATCTGGGCATCGAACCCGTCATCATGCCCGAGGCGAGCCATGACGAGGAAAAGCCCGCGAACATCATCATGGCGGCGGCGCAGGGCGCGCAAACCGGCGTGAAGCTGGCGGTCGCGGTCGGCGCGATGGTCCTCGCCTTCGTCGCGCTCGTCGCGCTCGCCAACGGCCTGCTCGCGGGCATCGGCGGCTGGTTCGGCTATCCGGACCTGTCGTTCCAGGCGGTGATCGGGGCGATTTTCCGCCCGGTGATGTGGCTGATGGGCGTGCCGTGGGACGAAAGCGCCATCGTCGGCGGCCTGTTCGGCAGCAAGGTCGTGCTCAACGAATTCGTCGCCTTCATCGATCTTGGCCGCGTGCAGGGCGACCTGTCGATGACCGGGGTGGCGATCGCGACCTTTGCGCTGTGCGGTTTCGCCAATTTCAGCTCGATCGCGATCCAGATGGCGGTGACGGGGGGGCTGGCGCCCAACCAGCGGCCGATGATCGCCAGGCTCGGGCTGAAGGCGCTGCTTGCGGGCAGCCTGTCGAACCTGATGTCGGCGGCGCTCGCCGGGTTGATGATCGGGCTGGTTCCTCCGATCGGATAA
- a CDS encoding queuosine precursor transporter, translated as MTDTTSAALPRTLSPSLFLFSIVYGGMVVLAGVLGNKQVALGDWLAVEAGIFAFLMLVALSSAVSELHGQSVANRIVLWGFVPLVLSIMLTALVLALPASPEMQPERLAAFDTILGQSPRLMAAGIVAYGTSQFLNVTIFSKLRGRDGAGTGTTWLAIRGAIASALSQIVDTLLFVTIAFYGVFPIANLMGGQMLAKVVLSVLVIPFVITGLVALGRSLDAKNAG; from the coding sequence ATGACCGACACGACCTCGGCGGCGCTGCCGCGCACGCTCTCGCCCTCGCTCTTCCTTTTCTCGATCGTCTATGGCGGCATGGTGGTGCTCGCGGGGGTGCTCGGCAACAAGCAGGTCGCGCTCGGCGACTGGCTGGCGGTCGAGGCCGGGATTTTTGCCTTCCTGATGCTCGTCGCGCTGTCGAGCGCCGTGTCCGAACTGCATGGGCAATCGGTCGCGAACCGGATCGTCCTGTGGGGTTTCGTTCCGCTGGTGCTGTCGATCATGCTGACCGCCCTTGTCCTCGCGCTTCCGGCCTCTCCCGAAATGCAGCCCGAACGGCTGGCGGCTTTTGACACGATCCTTGGGCAAAGCCCGCGCCTGATGGCCGCCGGCATCGTCGCCTATGGCACCTCGCAATTCCTGAACGTCACCATCTTTTCCAAGCTGCGCGGGCGCGATGGCGCCGGCACCGGAACGACCTGGCTCGCGATCCGCGGCGCGATCGCCAGCGCCTTGAGCCAGATCGTCGATACATTGCTGTTCGTGACGATCGCTTTTTACGGCGTGTTCCCGATCGCCAACCTGATGGGCGGGCAGATGCTTGCCAAGGTGGTGCTGTCGGTGCTCGTCATTCCTTTCGTCATCACCGGGCTGGTCGCGCTGGGCCGCAGCCTCGATGCGAAGAACGCCGGATGA
- the folD gene encoding bifunctional methylenetetrahydrofolate dehydrogenase/methenyltetrahydrofolate cyclohydrolase FolD → MTSAVTDVKAIDGKAFAAGLRARIADAVPAFKAATGRVPGLAVVLVGDDPASAVYVASKGKATLAAGMASFEHRLPATATQDEVEVLLRQLNADDAVDGILLQLPLPGHLDEQAAVATIDPDKDVDGLTPVSAGRLALGIPGMVPCTPYGCLLLLQDRLGDLSGKEAIVVGRSILVGKPMGQLLLGANCTVTMAHSRTRDLPALVRRADIVVAAVGRAEMVKGDWIKPGAIVIDVGINRLPPAEGAAKGRLVGDVDYAGVAEVADAITPVPGGVGPMTIACLLRNTLVAAHRRAGLADPEGF, encoded by the coding sequence ATGACCAGCGCCGTTACCGACGTCAAAGCGATCGACGGCAAGGCGTTCGCCGCCGGGCTGCGCGCGCGGATCGCCGACGCGGTTCCCGCGTTCAAGGCGGCGACGGGCCGCGTTCCGGGGCTTGCCGTCGTGCTCGTCGGCGACGATCCGGCGAGCGCGGTCTATGTCGCCTCGAAGGGCAAGGCGACGCTCGCAGCGGGCATGGCAAGCTTCGAGCATCGCCTGCCCGCGACGGCGACGCAGGATGAGGTCGAGGTGCTGCTTCGCCAGCTCAACGCCGACGACGCGGTCGACGGCATCCTGCTGCAACTGCCGCTGCCCGGCCATCTCGACGAACAGGCGGCGGTGGCGACGATCGATCCCGACAAGGATGTCGACGGGCTGACCCCGGTGAGCGCCGGGCGGCTTGCGCTCGGCATCCCCGGCATGGTGCCCTGCACCCCCTATGGCTGCCTGTTGCTCCTCCAGGACCGGCTCGGCGATCTTTCGGGCAAGGAGGCGATCGTCGTCGGCCGCTCCATCCTCGTCGGCAAGCCGATGGGCCAGCTGCTGCTCGGCGCCAATTGCACGGTGACGATGGCACACAGCCGGACGCGCGATCTGCCCGCGCTCGTCCGCCGTGCCGACATCGTCGTCGCCGCGGTCGGCCGCGCCGAGATGGTGAAGGGCGACTGGATCAAGCCCGGCGCGATCGTGATCGACGTCGGAATCAACCGCCTTCCGCCCGCCGAGGGCGCGGCGAAGGGTCGGCTGGTCGGCGATGTCGATTATGCCGGGGTGGCGGAGGTCGCCGACGCGATCACTCCGGTTCCGGGCGGGGTCGGGCCGATGACCATCGCCTGCCTGCTGCGCAACACGCTCGTCGCCGCGCACCGCCGCGCGGGGCTCGCCGATCCGGAGGGCTTCTGA
- a CDS encoding beta/gamma crystallin-related protein, with amino-acid sequence MKSAYALSLLAAVAAGWLATANAQPPEDKMYRPPEATIYRDAGFRGPAVFVGEAKPNLGLAWPVNSVRVASGRWELCERTRYRGNCRTIDRDTPMLNNILRGLTIQSIRPVGNGGGWSPHPPANDQSVRGNFAEFHTQPSSGNTRVPACTQGSATANCAARAADNWCRSIGWNGSAREHMETVGGRVYLADVLCVRSGY; translated from the coding sequence ATGAAATCCGCTTATGCCTTGTCGCTGCTTGCCGCGGTTGCGGCGGGCTGGCTCGCCACCGCGAACGCTCAGCCCCCCGAAGACAAAATGTATCGCCCGCCGGAGGCGACCATCTATCGCGATGCCGGTTTCCGCGGTCCCGCGGTCTTCGTCGGCGAGGCCAAGCCGAATCTCGGTCTCGCCTGGCCGGTCAATTCGGTCCGCGTCGCGAGCGGCCGCTGGGAGCTTTGCGAGCGCACGCGCTATCGCGGAAATTGCCGGACGATCGACCGCGACACACCGATGCTCAACAATATCCTGCGCGGCCTGACGATCCAGTCGATCCGCCCGGTCGGCAATGGCGGCGGCTGGAGCCCGCATCCGCCTGCCAACGATCAGAGCGTACGGGGCAATTTTGCCGAGTTCCATACCCAGCCGTCGAGCGGCAACACTCGCGTCCCTGCCTGCACGCAGGGATCGGCAACCGCCAATTGCGCGGCGCGCGCTGCCGACAACTGGTGCCGTTCGATCGGCTGGAACGGGTCAGCGCGCGAGCATATGGAAACGGTCGGCGGGCGCGTCTATCTCGCCGATGTGCTGTGCGTCCGCTCAGGCTATTGA
- a CDS encoding MliC family protein: protein MAGFKILTGGGAAVLLLSACASVGGPGVSTYYECDRGTRLKVDFVGNRALVGVNGARAVAMRQTPAASGVIYENNQGWRLHTKGNEAMWNTAARSAPESCRQVAVPR, encoded by the coding sequence ATGGCTGGTTTCAAAATCCTCACCGGCGGCGGAGCGGCCGTGCTGCTCCTGTCGGCCTGTGCCTCGGTCGGCGGCCCCGGCGTCAGCACCTATTATGAATGCGACCGCGGAACGCGGTTGAAGGTCGATTTTGTGGGCAACCGCGCGCTCGTCGGCGTCAACGGCGCGCGTGCCGTCGCGATGCGGCAAACCCCGGCGGCGAGCGGCGTCATCTACGAAAATAATCAGGGCTGGCGCCTGCATACAAAGGGCAATGAGGCGATGTGGAACACCGCCGCGCGCTCGGCACCCGAAAGCTGCCGGCAGGTTGCCGTTCCCCGCTAA
- a CDS encoding MarC family protein — protein MIDLFVSAFVTLFVVIDPPGCAPIYASLTSGASAQQRRSMAIRATIIAGAILVFFAMFGEALLGFLHIDLDSFRIAGGIMLFIIAIDMVFEKRTERREQRAEKIKATPEVEDVSVFPMAMPMLAGPGSIASVMLLVSQNSGIERAFVIFGALLLVLLLTLAALLAAGPLMRLIGHKGEAVITRLLGVLLAALAAQFVIDGLKASFPTLT, from the coding sequence ATGATCGACCTGTTCGTCTCGGCCTTTGTCACGCTGTTCGTCGTGATCGACCCGCCGGGCTGCGCGCCGATCTATGCCAGCCTGACGAGCGGGGCGAGCGCGCAACAGCGCCGGTCGATGGCGATTCGCGCGACGATCATCGCCGGGGCGATCCTCGTCTTTTTCGCGATGTTCGGCGAGGCGCTGCTCGGCTTCCTGCACATCGACCTCGACAGTTTCCGCATCGCGGGCGGCATCATGCTGTTCATCATCGCGATCGACATGGTGTTCGAGAAACGCACCGAACGCCGCGAGCAGCGCGCCGAAAAGATCAAGGCGACCCCGGAGGTCGAGGATGTGTCGGTGTTCCCGATGGCGATGCCGATGCTCGCCGGGCCGGGGTCGATCGCCTCGGTGATGCTGCTCGTGTCGCAGAACAGCGGGATCGAGCGCGCCTTCGTCATCTTTGGCGCGCTGCTGCTCGTCCTCCTTCTGACGCTGGCGGCGTTGCTGGCGGCGGGGCCGCTGATGCGGCTGATCGGCCACAAGGGCGAGGCGGTGATCACGCGCCTGCTCGGCGTGCTGCTCGCCGCGCTCGCGGCGCAGTTCGTGATCGACGGGCTGAAGGCGAGCTTTCCGACGCTGACGTGA
- a CDS encoding hemolysin family protein, which translates to MTPFPWSDVAIIAILILFNGLFAMSELAIVSARQPRLQAAEKRGSRGAKIARQLASDPGRFLSTVQVGITLIGVLTGAYSGASLGQPVADRLAAWLGLDAETAEAAGFAAVIALTTYVSLIAGELVPKQFALRAPEPIAILVAVPMFWLSRIAAPLVWLLDNSSGLVFRLLGLSRESEERVTAEELHLIVAEASKSGVIEESERAIISGVVRLADRPVREVMTPRKDVDWIDMSLDARALRDRLLETPHSRLPVARGSVDEIAGVVQARDIAAALFAGQTLDLEQLMRPAKVIHDQIDAMDALEALRVAEVPMLLVHDEYGHFDGLVTPADLLSAIAGEFASDQDIGSEPFVVERDDGSLLIAGAMPADQMAERLGIELADDRDYATAAGHALAILKHLPEEGESFTDKGWKFEIIDMDGRKIDKLLVTEVRKPKGAEAE; encoded by the coding sequence ATGACCCCTTTTCCCTGGTCCGACGTCGCGATCATCGCGATCCTCATCCTCTTCAACGGCCTGTTCGCCATGTCCGAACTGGCGATCGTGTCAGCGCGGCAGCCGCGGTTGCAGGCGGCCGAAAAGCGCGGCAGCCGCGGCGCGAAGATCGCGCGCCAGCTGGCGTCGGACCCCGGCCGCTTCCTGTCGACGGTACAGGTCGGCATCACGCTGATCGGCGTGCTTACCGGCGCCTATTCGGGCGCCAGCCTGGGCCAGCCGGTCGCCGACCGGCTCGCCGCCTGGCTGGGGCTCGATGCCGAAACCGCCGAGGCGGCGGGGTTCGCCGCGGTGATCGCGCTCACCACCTATGTCTCGCTGATCGCGGGCGAGCTTGTCCCCAAACAGTTCGCGCTGCGGGCGCCGGAACCGATCGCGATCCTTGTCGCGGTGCCGATGTTCTGGCTGTCGCGCATCGCGGCGCCGCTCGTCTGGCTGCTCGACAACAGTTCGGGGCTGGTGTTCCGCCTGCTCGGCCTCAGCCGCGAATCGGAAGAGCGGGTGACCGCCGAGGAGCTGCATCTGATCGTCGCCGAAGCGTCGAAATCGGGGGTGATCGAGGAAAGCGAGCGCGCGATCATTTCGGGCGTCGTGCGCCTTGCCGACCGGCCGGTGCGCGAGGTGATGACGCCGCGCAAGGATGTCGACTGGATCGATATGTCGCTCGACGCGCGCGCGCTGCGCGACCGGCTGCTCGAAACGCCGCACAGCCGCCTGCCCGTCGCGCGGGGGTCGGTCGACGAGATTGCGGGGGTGGTGCAGGCGCGCGACATCGCCGCGGCGCTGTTCGCCGGGCAGACGCTCGATCTGGAACAGCTGATGCGTCCGGCCAAGGTCATCCACGACCAGATCGACGCGATGGACGCGCTCGAAGCCCTGCGCGTCGCCGAAGTCCCGATGCTGCTCGTCCACGACGAATATGGCCATTTCGACGGGCTGGTGACGCCGGCCGACCTGCTCTCGGCGATCGCGGGCGAATTTGCGTCGGACCAGGACATCGGCAGCGAACCTTTCGTGGTCGAGCGCGATGACGGCAGCCTGCTGATCGCCGGGGCGATGCCCGCCGACCAGATGGCCGAGCGACTGGGGATCGAGCTGGCCGACGATCGCGACTATGCCACCGCGGCGGGCCACGCGCTCGCGATCCTGAAACATCTGCCCGAAGAGGGCGAAAGCTTCACCGACAAGGGCTGGAAGTTCGAGATTATCGACATGGACGGGCGCAAGATCGACAAGCTGCTCGTTACCGAAGTCCGCAAGCCGAAAGGGGCGGAGGCCGAATAG
- a CDS encoding alpha/beta hydrolase family protein, whose translation MLRFILAGVALAFSSPLLGQEGGAAPAAPRAAATFEPLPTAAFARLPFMEMPEISPDGRHVAGLFGVKGEQRIGILPLRGDTAAAVFIGVPDQTEIDWLRWVGDDDIVIGLRALLPVEAENWYITRLLGLSRTTGKATRLLWDLKGQNAADLLWVPTDGSREILVAGQNSIYEGDDFWPAVYRVDVATGRKKTEVNGRTSVMDWGADHLGRVRYGIGYRDQSTKATLLYRRDGGGAFRSIDSASLRDEEELTIPFLFVPGTDHGLVYKESADGRTAIAEIDLTTGREVRIAYTAENADIEGAILSSDGAGLLGYYTSDDARPIHWIDPKMAAHQATLDAASPRSRVRIESYSRDLSKLLVRISTPDNPGLFYFFDAATGSLDRLAAVNEVIGAKRLSRARLVQYKARDGLEIEGVLTMPRGRATKNLPFIVMPHGGPWGHDELTYDYWAQFLAERGYAVLQPNFRGSTGYGEKFLKAGQGQMGFAMQDDVSDGVRWAVAEGIVDPKRVCIVGASYGGYAAMWGIAKDPDQYRCAISINGVSNLRREVNDFGNDVRARLYRTQWQKMTPDFSAVSPINAIDRIKTPLLLIHSKKDVTVDHAQSAKMYGAMRKAGKVVEFVSIPLADHYFTREADRMTLLTSIETFLAKHNPPD comes from the coding sequence ATGCTTCGTTTCATCCTGGCGGGGGTCGCGCTCGCCTTTTCGTCGCCGCTGCTTGGCCAAGAGGGGGGCGCCGCACCAGCTGCGCCGCGCGCTGCGGCGACGTTCGAGCCGCTTCCTACCGCCGCTTTCGCGCGGCTGCCGTTCATGGAAATGCCCGAAATTTCGCCCGACGGCCGGCATGTCGCAGGGCTTTTCGGGGTCAAGGGCGAGCAGCGCATCGGCATTCTGCCGCTGCGCGGCGATACGGCGGCCGCGGTCTTTATCGGGGTGCCCGACCAGACCGAAATCGACTGGCTGCGCTGGGTCGGCGACGACGACATCGTCATCGGATTGCGGGCGCTGCTGCCGGTCGAGGCCGAAAACTGGTATATCACGCGCCTGCTCGGACTCAGTCGCACGACGGGCAAGGCGACGCGGCTGTTGTGGGATCTCAAGGGCCAGAATGCTGCCGACCTGCTCTGGGTGCCGACCGACGGCAGCCGCGAGATTCTGGTCGCCGGGCAGAACAGCATCTATGAGGGCGACGATTTCTGGCCCGCCGTCTATCGCGTCGATGTCGCGACCGGCCGCAAGAAGACCGAGGTGAACGGGCGGACGAGCGTCATGGACTGGGGCGCCGACCATCTCGGCCGCGTTCGCTACGGGATCGGCTACCGCGACCAGTCGACCAAGGCGACCCTGCTCTATCGCCGCGACGGCGGCGGCGCCTTCCGCTCGATCGACAGCGCGTCGCTGCGCGACGAGGAGGAACTGACGATCCCCTTCCTCTTCGTGCCCGGCACCGACCATGGCCTGGTCTACAAGGAATCCGCCGACGGCCGGACGGCGATCGCCGAAATCGATCTGACGACCGGGCGCGAGGTGCGGATCGCTTACACGGCCGAAAATGCCGATATTGAAGGCGCGATTCTGTCGTCCGACGGGGCGGGGCTCCTTGGCTATTATACGTCGGACGATGCGCGGCCGATCCATTGGATCGATCCTAAAATGGCCGCGCATCAAGCGACGCTCGATGCCGCTTCGCCGCGCTCACGCGTCCGCATCGAAAGCTATAGCCGCGATCTGTCCAAGTTGCTGGTCCGGATCAGCACGCCCGACAATCCGGGCCTCTTTTATTTCTTCGACGCCGCGACAGGGTCGCTCGATCGGCTTGCCGCGGTGAACGAGGTGATCGGCGCCAAGCGGCTCTCGCGCGCCCGGCTCGTCCAGTACAAGGCGCGCGACGGGCTCGAGATCGAGGGCGTGCTGACGATGCCGCGCGGCCGGGCGACGAAAAACCTGCCCTTCATCGTCATGCCGCACGGTGGGCCGTGGGGGCATGACGAGCTGACCTATGACTATTGGGCGCAGTTTCTGGCCGAGCGCGGCTATGCCGTGCTCCAGCCCAATTTTCGCGGTTCGACCGGTTATGGCGAAAAATTCCTGAAGGCCGGGCAGGGGCAGATGGGTTTTGCGATGCAGGACGATGTGAGCGACGGCGTGCGCTGGGCGGTGGCCGAGGGGATCGTCGACCCGAAGCGCGTGTGCATCGTCGGCGCCTCCTATGGCGGCTATGCCGCGATGTGGGGGATCGCCAAGGATCCCGACCAGTATCGCTGCGCGATCTCGATCAACGGCGTTTCCAACCTGCGCCGCGAGGTCAATGATTTCGGTAACGATGTCCGCGCCCGCCTCTATCGGACCCAATGGCAGAAGATGACGCCCGATTTTTCCGCGGTGTCGCCGATCAACGCGATCGACCGGATCAAGACGCCGCTGCTGCTGATTCACAGCAAGAAGGACGTCACCGTCGATCATGCCCAGTCGGCGAAGATGTATGGCGCGATGCGCAAGGCCGGCAAGGTGGTGGAATTCGTCTCGATCCCGCTCGCCGACCATTATTTCACCCGAGAGGCCGACCGGATGACGCTGCTGACCTCGATCGAGACCTTTCTCGCCAAGCATAATCCGCCCGATTGA
- a CDS encoding OmpA family protein, producing MKSRTTRLAILTGLGAIALTGCVTDPVTGERKISKAAIGGVGGALGGYLLGDLIGGRSDRTEKIVGAGIGAVAGAGVGYYMDQQEKKLRERTAGTGIDVERQGDQLVLNMPGDVTFDYNSALVKPQFRSALDNVAATLAEYPSTYIDVYGHTDSTGSETYNQGLSERRAASVADYLAGRGIQRARMATLGYGESQLKCAPERSEADYQCNRRVEIRIAPVTQADVNAAG from the coding sequence ATGAAAAGCAGGACGACCAGGCTCGCAATTCTGACCGGTCTCGGCGCGATCGCGCTGACCGGCTGCGTCACCGATCCGGTGACCGGCGAACGCAAGATTTCCAAGGCCGCGATCGGCGGCGTCGGCGGCGCGCTCGGCGGCTATCTGCTCGGCGACCTGATCGGCGGGCGCAGCGACCGCACCGAAAAGATCGTCGGCGCGGGCATCGGCGCGGTCGCCGGCGCGGGCGTCGGCTATTATATGGACCAGCAGGAAAAGAAGCTGCGCGAACGCACCGCGGGCACCGGCATCGACGTCGAGCGCCAGGGCGACCAGCTCGTGCTCAACATGCCCGGCGACGTCACTTTCGACTATAACAGCGCGCTCGTGAAACCGCAGTTCCGCAGCGCGCTCGACAATGTCGCCGCGACGCTCGCCGAATATCCGAGCACCTATATCGACGTCTATGGCCACACCGATTCGACCGGCAGCGAAACCTATAACCAGGGCCTGTCCGAACGCCGCGCCGCCTCGGTCGCCGACTATCTCGCCGGCCGCGGCATCCAGCGCGCGCGGATGGCGACGCTGGGTTATGGCGAATCGCAGCTGAAATGCGCGCCCGAACGCAGCGAGGCCGATTATCAGTGCAACCGCCGCGTCGAAATCCGCATCGCGCCGGTGACGCAGGCCGACGTGAACGCGGCGGGGTAA
- a CDS encoding 3-hydroxyacyl-CoA dehydrogenase NAD-binding domain-containing protein, whose product MIVGVIGAGQMGAGIAQVSAGAGHDVLLADIDLPRAEAGKVGIAKALARLVAREKMAQADADALLGRITPVADHAAFAPADLVIEAATEREEIKRAIFASVGQHLSATAILASNTSSIPITRLAQAAPDPARFIGVHFFNPVPVMGLIELIRGLATSDDTLARVEAFGRGLGKEIVHANDAPGFIVNRVLMPLINEAIFALGEGVATMQDIDAGCRLGLNHPMGPITLADFIGLDTCLEIIRVLQSGTGDPKFRPAPLLVQYVEAGWVGKKAGRGFYDWTGAEPVPTR is encoded by the coding sequence ATGATCGTCGGCGTTATCGGGGCAGGACAGATGGGCGCGGGCATCGCGCAGGTGTCGGCGGGCGCGGGGCATGACGTGCTGCTCGCCGACATCGACCTCCCGCGCGCCGAAGCGGGCAAGGTGGGCATTGCCAAGGCGCTCGCCCGCCTCGTTGCCAGGGAAAAGATGGCGCAGGCCGACGCCGATGCGCTGCTCGGCCGCATCACCCCGGTCGCCGATCACGCCGCCTTTGCGCCCGCCGATCTGGTGATCGAGGCGGCGACCGAGCGCGAGGAAATCAAGCGCGCGATCTTCGCCAGCGTCGGCCAGCATCTCTCGGCGACCGCCATCCTCGCGAGCAACACAAGCTCGATCCCGATCACCCGTCTCGCGCAGGCGGCGCCCGACCCGGCGCGCTTCATCGGCGTCCATTTCTTCAATCCGGTGCCGGTGATGGGCCTTATCGAACTGATCCGCGGACTCGCGACGAGCGACGACACGCTGGCCAGGGTCGAAGCCTTTGGCCGCGGGCTCGGCAAGGAAATCGTCCACGCGAACGATGCGCCGGGCTTCATCGTCAACCGCGTGCTGATGCCGCTCATCAACGAAGCGATCTTCGCGCTGGGCGAGGGGGTCGCGACGATGCAGGACATCGACGCCGGTTGCCGCCTCGGCCTCAATCACCCGATGGGACCGATCACGCTCGCCGACTTCATCGGCCTCGACACCTGCCTCGAAATCATCCGCGTGCTGCAATCGGGCACCGGCGACCCCAAGTTCCGCCCCGCGCCGCTGCTCGTCCAATATGTCGAGGCGGGCTGGGTCGGCAAAAAGGCCGGGCGCGGCTTCTATGACTGGACCGGCGCCGAACCCGTGCCGACGCGGTGA
- a CDS encoding YggT family protein encodes MLLDILSILLNILWWIIIVQAVMSWLIAFNVINTHNDFVGQLWYVLDRITEPLYRPFRRIMPDFGGIDLTPMVVLILLIILQGPVMTYLYRLGMQTGMA; translated from the coding sequence ATGCTTCTCGATATTCTGTCGATCCTGCTCAACATCCTGTGGTGGATCATCATCGTCCAGGCGGTGATGTCGTGGCTGATCGCCTTCAACGTCATCAACACGCACAATGATTTTGTGGGGCAGCTCTGGTATGTGCTCGACCGGATTACCGAGCCGCTCTATCGCCCCTTTCGTCGCATCATGCCCGATTTCGGCGGCATCGACCTGACGCCGATGGTGGTGCTGATCCTGCTCATCATCCTTCAGGGGCCCGTGATGACCTATCTCTACCGGCTCGGTATGCAGACGGGGATGGCCTGA